A window of Dyella terrae contains these coding sequences:
- a CDS encoding LysR substrate-binding domain-containing protein, producing the protein MSRISLDLLQQFVMAARLGNLSRAAEQSNLTVSALSHQIRQLEQRVERKLFDRGPRGVQLTAEGRRLLEAVAHHFEGIDRAMATYRCRREEALTINTIPGVMSSWLVPRLARLVAAHPELELNLQSSVELVDFERDPVDATLRYGMGTWPGVQTEHLFGEWIAPVAAPSLMARMSHLNATSVEEWPLLGDPGGRWAGWFARFGGAPPKRFVAQFDNTDALQRAALEGMGVALGRMVTARPLVEAGLLQVLGNQYMRIPEAYYLVYPARSRDHAGLNIFRDWIRGEAKCYAAAMASAAEGRGEAT; encoded by the coding sequence ATGTCGCGGATATCGCTGGACCTGTTGCAGCAGTTCGTCATGGCCGCGCGGCTGGGAAACCTGTCGCGTGCCGCCGAGCAGTCCAACCTGACCGTCAGCGCGCTCAGCCACCAGATCCGCCAGCTGGAGCAGCGCGTGGAGCGCAAGCTGTTCGATCGTGGCCCGCGTGGCGTGCAACTCACGGCGGAAGGGCGCCGCCTGCTTGAGGCCGTCGCGCATCACTTCGAGGGCATCGATCGCGCCATGGCGACCTACCGCTGCCGACGCGAAGAGGCGCTGACCATCAATACGATTCCCGGCGTCATGTCGAGTTGGCTGGTGCCCCGGCTTGCCCGCCTGGTGGCGGCGCATCCGGAGCTTGAGCTCAACCTGCAGTCGAGCGTCGAGCTGGTCGACTTCGAGCGCGATCCCGTCGATGCCACTTTGCGTTATGGCATGGGCACCTGGCCCGGCGTGCAGACCGAACACCTCTTCGGCGAATGGATCGCGCCCGTGGCCGCGCCGTCGCTGATGGCGCGCATGTCTCACCTCAATGCCACCAGCGTGGAAGAGTGGCCGCTGCTGGGCGATCCGGGTGGCCGCTGGGCGGGTTGGTTTGCGCGCTTTGGTGGTGCACCGCCCAAACGCTTCGTCGCGCAATTCGACAACACCGACGCGCTGCAGCGCGCCGCGCTCGAAGGCATGGGCGTCGCCCTCGGGCGCATGGTCACGGCGCGACCGCTCGTCGAGGCCGGTTTGCTGCAGGTGCTGGGCAATCAGTACATGCGCATTCCGGAGGCCTATTACCTCGTCTATCCGGCGCGTTCGCGCGATCACGCGGGCCTCAACATTTTCCGCGACTGGATCCGTGGCGAAGCCAAATGCTATGCCGCGGCGATGGCGAGTGCCGCCGAAGGACGCGGCGAGGCGACATAA